The segment GGTATAGATCATTAGGCCATTTTAGCCAAGTTTTAGAGCCTTTATCCCTTAGAGCTAAAACTAAAATAAAAGCAAAATATATGCTAGCTGATGCTGGGGCTAAGTCGCTTGGTAGCTCACTCTCATCTATCGCAAAACTAAGATATAAATTCCCCCTTGGGCTATCCCAGCTATTTGCCCTACTACCGATACCAAAGCTTTGCGAATCAGCTATGATGGCGCATGGTGGGGATTTTTGTAGTGATTTTATATCATTAATTAGTTTGGTTTGAGTAGATTCACACTCACAAAGATACTCTATCTCCAATGCCTATCCTTTTGCCATTTAGATAACTTATTCCATCAACTGGTTTTTTACCGGCTATTTGAATTTTTTTGATCAATATCCCATTGCCAACTGCCCCGATCACAAATCCATCGCTATTTACGCTTATAATCTTGCCAACTTCGCCATTTAAATTCGAAATTTCCATATCCAAAATTTTTACTCCATTTTGTGTGAAAATACCCGGCCAACCAAAATATGCTAAAAATTTAGCCCAAATTTCACTAGCTTTATCACTTTGTAAATTTATTAATCCATCATCTTTTTTAATCTTTTTACACTTTGAGCTAAGAGCGTTAAACTGCTTAATAGGCTTGATGTCTTCATATTCTTTTAAGATTTTGATAGTTAAATTTGCTGCTATATCACTTAATGTTTCAAACAACTCTTGAGAGTTTAATTTAGCTATATCAATGACGCTAAATGCCAATATATCGCCACTATCTAGCCCCTCATCCATCTTCATAGCCGTTACGCCACTTAATCTATTTTGGTCTAAAATCGCTGATTGTATCGGCGACGCACCACGATAATCTGGCAAGATAGAAGCGTGCAAATTTACACAAGGTGCGATATCTAGAATTTCAACTGGTAAAATCTGCCCATAAGCTGCTACTATTATAATATCTGGATTTAGTGATTTTATATGCTCTTTGACTCCATCATCTTTGAGTGAATTTGGCTGATAGACTATGCTCACAAGGCCTAAATTTATAGCTGTTTTTTTCACATCGGGCGGGGTTAGTTCGCCACTTCTGCCTACTGGTTTGTCTGGTTGAGTGTAGATAGCTAATATATTAAATCCCTCTTTATAAATTTCGTCCAAAATTCTACTAGCATAGCTCGGAGTTCCCATAAATACGATATTTTTCATCTTTTACCCTTAAAAATTGTCCCGCCGATTTGGCTTGAGTTTAAAAGAAATTCTCTAGCTACTTTTAGATCAAATCCACTAGCTAAAAACATATCTTTGCCATTTTTCATCAAAAAATCAGCCGCTAAGAGCTTTGTGGTGATGCCGCCTGTGCCGTGCTTGCTACCTGTGTAGCTAGTTTTATTTAACTCTTCATCACTTAAAGCAGTGACTAGTGGGCGGATTGTTGCGCTCTTATCTAGGCTTGGATCAGCTGTGTAATACCCATCTATATCGCTTAATATCACCAATAAATCAGCGTCAAAATAGTGTGCTACCGCACTTGAGAGCCTATCATTATCGCCATAAACTATCTCGCTAATTCCTGTGGCATCGTTTTCATTTATAATTGGTAAAATTTTATTTTCAAGCAAACCATTGATAACATTTTTGGCATGATTTGTAATCTTCCTAGAGTCAAAATCCCCCGCCGTAAGGAGAATTTGAGCTGCTAATTTATTATATTTTGATAATGTTTTAGAGTAAATTTCCATCAGATATGGTTGGCCTAAACTAGATAAAATTTGCTTATTTACCACGCTTGTCCTAGGTAGATTAAACTTCGTTTGCCCCGCACTAATAGCCCCACTACTAACTAATATCACCTCAAATTTATCACTCAATTCACTTAGAAATTTACAAAGATTATCTATCCTATTTTGATTAATTGAGCTCTCATCGCTTAAAACATGAGAGCCTACTTTTATCACCACTCTTTTCATCACTTATTGCCTTGAATTTAAAAATAAATTTTGTGATTATACTATTTTTGGCTTAAAAATTTGGTTAGAATAAAAGCAAAATTAGCTAACTCAAATAGACTTTTTAATTAGCTAATTTTTATTATACATATAAGGAAATATAATAAAACATTAAATTTAATTTGAATTTAAAAGCTCCAAAAGATTAAATTTAAGCTCTTTTAATCCCTCTCCCGTAGCGCTAGAAATAGGCAAAACAAAAAATGGCTTTTGGTGATTATACTCATAAATATCTTGTTTTTTATCAAATTTAAACTCACTCAAAAACTCTTCTATCCTCTCATCACTATACATCGCCGCATCAAGGCGAGTTAGGGCTATGGCGTAATCTCTTTTGGCTAGATTTGGTGAGAATTTCAAAACTTCATTTTTAAGAGTTTCAAACTGCTCTTTAAGTGAGCGATAATTTGCTAAATCTATCATATAAAGCAAAATTTTTGTCCTCTCAATATGCTTTAAAAATTGCAATCCAAGCCCCTTGCCATCGCTAGCACCCTCTATGATACCTGGGATATCAGCCATCACAAATCCACTAAATTCATCCACTTCTACAAGGCCTAATTTGGGTGTGAGAGTTGTGAATTCATAATTAGCAATTTGTGGTTTTGCGTTTGATATGCTTGAGATTAAAGTGGATTTGCCAACATTTGGAAAACCTACTAATCCAACATCAGCTATGAGTTTTAGCTCTAAACGGATATTTTTACTCTCACCTTGAAGTCCTGGCTGGGCTTTTGATGGGGCTTGATTGACGCTTGTTTTGAAATGAACATTACCAAGTCCGCCTTTTCCACCTTTTAAAAATAACTCTTTTTGCCCTTGGATTGTCAAATCTAGCAATATATCACCACTATCATTATCATATACTACGGTGCCGGGTGGGACAATTAAATTTAGATTTTCACCCTTTTTGCCACTCATATTTCTAGGAAGTCCGGGTTGGCCATTTTGAGCTTTTAAGACTCTTTTGCCTTTGTAGTTAGCTAAGGTGTGAGTGTTGTTATCAACTATGAAATATACATCACCGCCATTTCCGCCATCGCCGCCATCTGGCCCACCTAATAAAACATGCTTTTCACGGCGAAAACTAGCGCACCCAGCGCCACCCTTGCCGCTACTTACACTAAAATTTACACTATCGATAAACATTTGGATATCCTTTATTTAAAGGCTATTAAGAGATAATAAAAAGAGAAAAGCCCCAAATTATGGGGCTTAGATTATGCAGCTGGATAGACAGAAACTTTTTTTCTATCTTTATCTTTTCTTTCGAATTTCACAAAACCATCAACCAAAGCAAATATAGTATGATCTTTTCCCATACCTACATTATTGCCTGGATGAGTAGCCGTTCCTCTTTGGCGGATTATGATATTTCCAGCTCTTACGAACTCACCACCGAATTTTTTAACACCTAAGCGGCGACCTATACTATCACGGTTATTTTGGGTTGAACCCTGACCTTTCTTGTGTGCCATACTCTACTCTCCTTAGGCTTTTATACTTGTAACTTTTACACGAGTGTATTCTCTTCTAAAACCGCGTTTTAATTTTGAATCTTTTCTTCTGCGTTTTTTGTAGATAACGATTTTTTTATCTTTACCTTCTCGTATAACTTCTAAAACAACTTTTGCACCACTCACAAACGGCGCACCTACCTTTAAACTGCCATCATTAACTGCTAAAACCTCGGTGATTTCAACAATTGACTTTGCTTCGGCTTCAAAATGATCTAAATTTAGGAAGTCGCCTTCGCTAACTTTATACTGTTTTGAGCCATGTTTGATAATCGCATACATCAAACTATCCTTTAAAATTTGGTAAGACCAAAAAGCACTCTTAAATAAAAAATTTATCAAAGAGATTTATGGAGCTATTTTGGATATTAAGGCGTGATTATACTAAATTTATTATAAATTTTGACTAAATTTGGGATGAAATTTGAATTTGGCCTACCGATTTGGTAGGCATTGAGATTATAGCTCTGGTTTTGGAGTAGCTTCTGTGCTTATAGGGAATTGTGGATATACAATTTTTGGTTTTTCGCCTGTTAGAGCATTTAAGAAGTTAATAATGCTTTTTGCTTCAGCATCGCTGATTTCGATACCTAATTGGACGCTTCCCATCTCTTTTACAGCTTCATCAAGTTTCCATATAGCACCATTATGGAAGTATGGAGCAGTCTCTGCTACATTTCTTAGAGTTGGAGTTTTAACCATACCATTTGCATCACCTTTAAAGTCCCCAATATTAGCAAATTTATATTTACCTGCTATTTCAAATGCTTGCATAGATCCACCTAGATTTACACCTGTGTGACAAGTAACACAACCTTTGTCAATGAAAGTTTGTAGGCCTTCTTTTTCAGCTTTGTTTAGAGCTTTTAAGTCGCCATTCATAAATTTATCAAATTTAGATGGAGTAAGAAGTGTTCTTTCAAAACTTGCGATCGCATCAGCGATATTGTCAAATGTAATACCATCTTTATATATTTTTTTAAATTCAGCCTGATACTCTGGAAGTGAGCCTATTCTCTCTACTGCAAGTGCTGCTGGAGTAGCCATCTCTGGTTCAGCTTCTATCGGGCCTTTGGCTTGATCTACTAAAGTCATAGCACGACCATCCCAAAATTGTGTTGTGTTTAGCACTGAGTTATAGACTGTTGGGCTATTTAGATGGTGCGGATTTTCCGTCCATTTGTGTCCCACAGCAGCAGCGATACCATCAGTTCCGCCTAGACCTAGATTGTGGCATGTATTACAGCTGATTATACCGCTTTTTGATAATCTTGGCTCAAAATATAGCTTTTTACCAAGTTCGGCTTTTGCCTTTGTAAATTTATTTGGTTTTACGCCTATCTCTTTTAGCATCTCATCTACTTGGGCTTGTGTAGTTGGAAGTGCTTTTAAACCAGCATCTTTAGCAGCTTTTAAAAGATCAGCATCACTAGCAGCAAATAAAGATGTAGCAACTAATACAGAACTTAAAAGTAATCTACTTTTCATAATGAAACTCCTTACAAAATTTGGTTTGCGATTAGAAATATAATAACTAAAAGTAAATAAAAAATAGCGAATTTAAGCTAAAAATACTCTTTAAGTATTAATTATTTTTATTAAATATAAATTTTACTTATTTTATTTAAGATAAAATTAATCTTTTTTAATGATAAAATAGAGCTTGAAAGCTATTTAAAGATAAATATATCTAATAGATATATAATCAAATTTTATATAAAAATTTCAAATCAAATTTAAAATTTGTGTTAGTTAAGGTAATATTATGCCATTTTTGAGCTTTGGATTCTTAAAAATTTGATAATAGATTGTGATTTTTGTTTAAAATTCGCCCATATAATTGCGATTTATATATAATAAGGATATAGAATGAAAAAGATATTTGTAAGCTCAATTCTAAGCTCTAGCTTGCTCTTTGGTGCTTTAAGCGAGTCTGAAATTTTAGAGATTTTTAAAGGAGATAATAGCCAATTAAAATACTCAATCGACTCACGCAAAAATATACCAAACACAAATTTCGAAGAGATCAAAATCAAAATAAGCGATGGCAAAAATAGTGTTTATAGCGCACTTTATAGCGATGGAGAGTATATCTTTCCTGATATTATAGATATCAAAAACAAATTTAGCTACCTAGCAAATTTCGAAAACGAACAAAACAAAATAGCTCTAAAAGAGGCCGCAAAATCCCTTGGCAAAGTGATAAAATCACTACCAAAAAATAGCATTATAACAATAGGAGATGATAAAAATAAAGAGACAAAATATCTATTTACAGACCCTGATTGTCCATTTTGTCGTCAGGATTTAGAATTGATAGAAAATAAGCTTGAAAAATCAAATTTAAAAGTCATCCTAGCCCCAGTCTCATCGCATGGAATTCCAGCAATTAAAAAATCTATAGCTATTTTAAACGAAGCCAAAAATGCCAAAGATGATGCCACTAAAATAGCAATTTTAAGAAAATATTTCTCTATAGATACAAAAGAGCCAACAGATATAAGTGATAAGAAAATTAGTGAATTTAAATCTCAAGTAGATAGGATTTTTGCCACTGGTGCTGTGCGTGGAGTGCCTACGCTTATAGATGCTAAGGATTTGGGATTATGATAAATAATCTAGCTATCATCACAGCAAGGGGTGGCTCAAAGCGAATTCCACGCAAAAATATCAAAGAATTTATGGGAAAACCTATGATAGCTTACGCTATACAAGCTTGTCAAAACTCAAATATCTTTGATGAGATTATGGTCTCAACAGATGATGATGAGATTGCTAATATAGCTCGAAATTTAGGTGCTAAAGTGCCTTTTATGCGCTCAAGAAAAAACTCTGATGATTACGCTACTACTAATGATGTTTTAATAGAGGTGATTGGTGAGTATAAAAATCTTGGGATTGAACCAAGTGCGATATGCTGTGTGTATCCTTGTGTGCCGTTTTTAGATGGTGGTATCTTGCGTGATGCGTATGATAAGTTTATATCTAGCGGTGCTGATGGACTGACGCCGGTGGTGAAATTTAGCTTTCCGATTCAAAGGGCTTTTAGAATTGTAGATGGAATTTTACAATATAATGAACCACAAAACGCCACAAAAAGAAGTCAGGATTTAGAGCCTATGTATCATGATGCGGGAATGTTTTATTTCCATAAAACTTCATGGCTTTATAGCAACAATATAATCCCATATATAATAGATGAATCCCTAGCTCAAGATATCGATACAATGGATGATTGGAATATGGCGCAGATTAAATTTAAGGTCAAAAATGAGTTATAAAATTGGTTTAAAACTTTGGAGTTTAAATGAAAATTATATATCACCAGCAAGAGAGCTTTTTGAGCTTGGGGTATATGATTATATCGAGCTTTATGCGGTGCCAAATAGCCTTAATATGATATCAAAATGGAAAAGCCTAGCCAAAGATTGCGGGGTTAAATTCGCCATCCATGCTCCGCATTTTAGCAGTGGGCTTGACTTTTCTAATCCTAATAAACTTAATGATAATTTAAATTTATGCGAAGAGGTGAAAGTATATCAAAATGAGCTTGAAGCCCTATATACCATCTTTCATCCAGGAATTGGTGGCAAACTCAAAGAGAGTATAAGACAGATGAAAATGATCAAGAATCTCAAATTTGCTATAGAAAATAAACCATATATAGTCCCCATAGATAGCGATAACAACGCATTTTGCGTAGGTAGCACATACGAAGATATCAAAGAGATTTTAAGCGAAGTTGGGTGTGATTTTTGTCTTGATGCGGGGCATGCTCTGTGTAGTGCGAACTATCAAGGGTTAAATCCATATGATTATATAACCAAATTCAATACCCTAAAACCTACAATTTATCACATAAGTGACAATGACCAAGAGGCTAAATTTGACGCTCATTTACACTTTGGTGATGGCAGTATCGATATAGCTAGGATTGTATCAATCTTGCGTGGGGGCGAGTTTTTGGCTATTGAGACTATCAAAGATAGTAAAGAAAATTTAGATGATTTTATCAAAGATTCAAATTATTTAAAAGATATTATCTCAAATTTATAATTTAATATTAGTTTTGATAATAATTCTTAAGATTATTAATTAAATGGAATTTATTTAATTATAATATCAAATTTAAGCTATAAATCTCCTGTTTTTATAATTTTATTTTAAAGTTATTTTGAGTATAATTATCAAAATTTTTGGAGATTTTAATGGAATTTTTAAAAGAATACATAGATTACATAATCTTTGCTACGCTTGGTATTATGGCGTTTGTAGCTTGCTGGTGCGTTATAGAGAGAGTTCTGTTTTTAAGGCGAGTTGATTTTGATAACTATTCTAATCAAACCGAATTAGATAACGCCCTAAGCTACAATCTCACTACTCTATATATAATCTACTCAAATGCCCCATATGTCGGACTTTTAGGTACTGTTATTGGGATTATGATTAGCTTTTATGATATGAGTATTTCAGCTACTATTGATGTTAAAAGTGTGGTTTTGGGTCTTTCATTAGCGCTTAAAGCAACTGCGCTTGGGCTACTAGTAGCAATTCCTAGCTTGATAGCTTATAACTATCTTTTGCGAGGCGTGAATTTGATATCTAGCAAATATCAAAATAGGATAGAATCTTGATTAAATTACCTAAAAACGAAGGGTTAAATATAATCCCATTTATTGATATTATGCTAGTTGTCTTAGCGATGGTTTTGAGTATCTCAACCTTTATCGCAAGCGGTAAAATCAAAGTAGATTTGCCAAGTGCTAGCTCTGCTAAACCGCTTGAGTCTAAGGAGAAATTAACCATCATAATAGACCAAGATGACAAATTTTATCTTGATGATACGCAAATTAGCATTGATGAGCTAAGCAATAAAATATCAATCACGCCAAAAGATACAATAGTAGAGCTAAAAAGCGATAAAGAGGCGAGATTTGATAGTTTTGTCAAAGTCATAGATATATTAAAATTAAATCATCACGAAAATTTCGCTATCATTACAGAAAGGGCACAATGATAAGATATATCTCAAATTCAACCAAAACACAATCATTTTGTCTGACTACTATACTGTTTTTACCGTTTCTTTGGCTTGGGTTAAATGTATTAAAGCCCATTACACCATCTATTAGCGCTGATAATAGCATATCTTTAAGCCAGATTATCCAAGCCTCATCCAAACAAGCCAGTCCCACCACAACTCACAATATCGAACCTATAATAGAGCCAATTGCTAAGCCAATTGAACCGATCCAAAAGTCGATCAAAAAGCCAAGACACAAACCAAAACCAGCTATAAAACCAGCTACGAAGCCGATACCAGAGCAAGTAGAACAGATAGCTACGACAAATGTTAGCTCTCAAGCCCCTTTGGCTCAAGTTAATTCAGCCGAGCAAATAGAGAGCTTTAATATCTCAAATTCAACCAATCATCCATTCTTAGCTGCGATAAAATCGGCAATTGATAAAGAGCATAGATACCCTAGAATGGCTAGAAAATTAAAACAGCAAGGCGAAGTTGTGGTGAAATTCACATGGACTAAGGATATGAAGCTTAAATTTCTTAAAATTATAAAAGGCTCACCATATGAGATATTAAACGACGCAGCATTAACCACTATTTTAGATGCGTCAAAGCACTTTCCAAAATATGATAAAACCATTGAAATTCAAATTCCATTAGTCTATAAAATATCATAATTTCACCCCTAAACTCCAATCCAAATAGCCAAAAATCAAAATACCATTTAAATTTGGTATTATTTTGGCTTACAAGCTATAATTTTGGATTTTTTGGATAAAATCTATAAAATTAAATTTGGAGTTGATATGAATCCATTTGTCATAGCTGAAATGTCAGCAAACCACTGCGGTGATAAGAATTTAGCCTTTAAAATCATAAAAGCCGCTAAAGATGCAGGTGCCGA is part of the Campylobacter lanienae NCTC 13004 genome and harbors:
- the fmt gene encoding methionyl-tRNA formyltransferase produces the protein MKNIVFMGTPSYASRILDEIYKEGFNILAIYTQPDKPVGRSGELTPPDVKKTAINLGLVSIVYQPNSLKDDGVKEHIKSLNPDIIIVAAYGQILPVEILDIAPCVNLHASILPDYRGASPIQSAILDQNRLSGVTAMKMDEGLDSGDILAFSVIDIAKLNSQELFETLSDIAANLTIKILKEYEDIKPIKQFNALSSKCKKIKKDDGLINLQSDKASEIWAKFLAYFGWPGIFTQNGVKILDMEISNLNGEVGKIISVNSDGFVIGAVGNGILIKKIQIAGKKPVDGISYLNGKRIGIGDRVSL
- the proB gene encoding glutamate 5-kinase: MKRVVIKVGSHVLSDESSINQNRIDNLCKFLSELSDKFEVILVSSGAISAGQTKFNLPRTSVVNKQILSSLGQPYLMEIYSKTLSKYNKLAAQILLTAGDFDSRKITNHAKNVINGLLENKILPIINENDATGISEIVYGDNDRLSSAVAHYFDADLLVILSDIDGYYTADPSLDKSATIRPLVTALSDEELNKTSYTGSKHGTGGITTKLLAADFLMKNGKDMFLASGFDLKVAREFLLNSSQIGGTIFKGKR
- the obgE gene encoding GTPase ObgE, yielding MFIDSVNFSVSSGKGGAGCASFRREKHVLLGGPDGGDGGNGGDVYFIVDNNTHTLANYKGKRVLKAQNGQPGLPRNMSGKKGENLNLIVPPGTVVYDNDSGDILLDLTIQGQKELFLKGGKGGLGNVHFKTSVNQAPSKAQPGLQGESKNIRLELKLIADVGLVGFPNVGKSTLISSISNAKPQIANYEFTTLTPKLGLVEVDEFSGFVMADIPGIIEGASDGKGLGLQFLKHIERTKILLYMIDLANYRSLKEQFETLKNEVLKFSPNLAKRDYAIALTRLDAAMYSDERIEEFLSEFKFDKKQDIYEYNHQKPFFVLPISSATGEGLKELKFNLLELLNSN
- the rpmA gene encoding 50S ribosomal protein L27 → MAHKKGQGSTQNNRDSIGRRLGVKKFGGEFVRAGNIIIRQRGTATHPGNNVGMGKDHTIFALVDGFVKFERKDKDRKKVSVYPAA
- the rplU gene encoding 50S ribosomal protein L21, which translates into the protein MYAIIKHGSKQYKVSEGDFLNLDHFEAEAKSIVEITEVLAVNDGSLKVGAPFVSGAKVVLEVIREGKDKKIVIYKKRRRKDSKLKRGFRREYTRVKVTSIKA
- a CDS encoding cytochrome-c peroxidase, whose product is MKSRLLLSSVLVATSLFAASDADLLKAAKDAGLKALPTTQAQVDEMLKEIGVKPNKFTKAKAELGKKLYFEPRLSKSGIISCNTCHNLGLGGTDGIAAAVGHKWTENPHHLNSPTVYNSVLNTTQFWDGRAMTLVDQAKGPIEAEPEMATPAALAVERIGSLPEYQAEFKKIYKDGITFDNIADAIASFERTLLTPSKFDKFMNGDLKALNKAEKEGLQTFIDKGCVTCHTGVNLGGSMQAFEIAGKYKFANIGDFKGDANGMVKTPTLRNVAETAPYFHNGAIWKLDEAVKEMGSVQLGIEISDAEAKSIINFLNALTGEKPKIVYPQFPISTEATPKPEL
- a CDS encoding thiol peroxidase, giving the protein MKKIFVSSILSSSLLFGALSESEILEIFKGDNSQLKYSIDSRKNIPNTNFEEIKIKISDGKNSVYSALYSDGEYIFPDIIDIKNKFSYLANFENEQNKIALKEAAKSLGKVIKSLPKNSIITIGDDKNKETKYLFTDPDCPFCRQDLELIENKLEKSNLKVILAPVSSHGIPAIKKSIAILNEAKNAKDDATKIAILRKYFSIDTKEPTDISDKKISEFKSQVDRIFATGAVRGVPTLIDAKDLGL
- the pseF gene encoding pseudaminic acid cytidylyltransferase, whose amino-acid sequence is MINNLAIITARGGSKRIPRKNIKEFMGKPMIAYAIQACQNSNIFDEIMVSTDDDEIANIARNLGAKVPFMRSRKNSDDYATTNDVLIEVIGEYKNLGIEPSAICCVYPCVPFLDGGILRDAYDKFISSGADGLTPVVKFSFPIQRAFRIVDGILQYNEPQNATKRSQDLEPMYHDAGMFYFHKTSWLYSNNIIPYIIDESLAQDIDTMDDWNMAQIKFKVKNEL
- a CDS encoding sugar phosphate isomerase/epimerase family protein, coding for MSYKIGLKLWSLNENYISPARELFELGVYDYIELYAVPNSLNMISKWKSLAKDCGVKFAIHAPHFSSGLDFSNPNKLNDNLNLCEEVKVYQNELEALYTIFHPGIGGKLKESIRQMKMIKNLKFAIENKPYIVPIDSDNNAFCVGSTYEDIKEILSEVGCDFCLDAGHALCSANYQGLNPYDYITKFNTLKPTIYHISDNDQEAKFDAHLHFGDGSIDIARIVSILRGGEFLAIETIKDSKENLDDFIKDSNYLKDIISNL
- the exbB gene encoding TonB-system energizer ExbB — translated: MEFLKEYIDYIIFATLGIMAFVACWCVIERVLFLRRVDFDNYSNQTELDNALSYNLTTLYIIYSNAPYVGLLGTVIGIMISFYDMSISATIDVKSVVLGLSLALKATALGLLVAIPSLIAYNYLLRGVNLISSKYQNRIES
- the exbD gene encoding TonB system transport protein ExbD is translated as MIKLPKNEGLNIIPFIDIMLVVLAMVLSISTFIASGKIKVDLPSASSAKPLESKEKLTIIIDQDDKFYLDDTQISIDELSNKISITPKDTIVELKSDKEARFDSFVKVIDILKLNHHENFAIITERAQ
- a CDS encoding energy transducer TonB codes for the protein MIRYISNSTKTQSFCLTTILFLPFLWLGLNVLKPITPSISADNSISLSQIIQASSKQASPTTTHNIEPIIEPIAKPIEPIQKSIKKPRHKPKPAIKPATKPIPEQVEQIATTNVSSQAPLAQVNSAEQIESFNISNSTNHPFLAAIKSAIDKEHRYPRMARKLKQQGEVVVKFTWTKDMKLKFLKIIKGSPYEILNDAALTTILDASKHFPKYDKTIEIQIPLVYKIS